In Microcoleus sp. FACHB-672, one DNA window encodes the following:
- a CDS encoding CHASE3 domain-containing protein, giving the protein MKKLISKNIIPSGFSLALLILSGVSAISYQSMARLIDTFKWVQHTYEVQVTLEGLLSTIKDAETGRRGYIITSDKNLLKPYNAAIETINPRIQNLRELTADNPNQQRRLDILEPLIAEKVAGLKESIALSQSQRNSASLQIALTEEGTRIMDEIRQKIRQMQNEEQQLLKQRSAAAAASLRQAMLTDSIGTGLSFALLLLVYSLLYSENKKRRQAEEALRIANEKLEIRVEQRTAELATTNQSLQAEIIERQRAEAAVRESEERFRSLIENALDIITVLDERGTVRYESPSVEKVLGYKPENLLNQDFFGYIHPDDAATALETFTHAIKNSGSALSIEFRFQHQDGSWLIFEAIGQKFLDVSGAINFVINSRDITGRKRAEEVRMALEKEQELSELKLRFFSMTSHEFRTPLSTILISAQILEGCNDQWLDEKKLRNILRIQSAAKSLTQLLADIMTITRAEAGKLEFNPRPLNLENFCTNLVEEMQLADNNQHRLVFVSHGRETLKAGDVSLPRTLAPSTVQDKSRLEGDKGFGMPRMDEKLLHSILTNLLSNAIKYSPAGSTVWFTLSYQLPETKRDFEENLEAAGEDYPPSDLAVFRIQDEGIGIPLKDQQRLFELFHRGENVGKVSGSGLGLAVMKKCVELHGGNITISSEVGAGTTFTVTIPLNY; this is encoded by the coding sequence ATGAAAAAGTTGATTTCAAAAAACATTATTCCAAGCGGGTTTAGTTTAGCGTTGCTCATTTTGAGTGGCGTTAGTGCGATTTCATATCAAAGTATGGCTCGACTGATTGACACTTTTAAATGGGTGCAGCACACCTACGAGGTTCAGGTAACCCTAGAAGGTTTGCTTTCTACTATCAAAGATGCAGAGACGGGGCGGCGGGGCTACATTATCACAAGTGATAAGAATCTGCTCAAACCCTACAATGCAGCAATTGAAACAATTAACCCACGAATCCAAAATCTGCGAGAGTTAACTGCGGATAACCCCAACCAGCAGCGCCGGCTCGATATCCTTGAACCCTTAATTGCCGAGAAAGTGGCTGGTTTGAAGGAGTCGATCGCCTTGTCGCAAAGCCAACGCAATAGCGCTTCGTTGCAGATTGCCCTAACAGAAGAGGGTACAAGGATCATGGATGAGATCCGCCAGAAGATCCGGCAGATGCAAAACGAGGAGCAACAGTTGTTAAAACAACGCTCAGCCGCCGCTGCGGCTAGCCTCAGACAGGCAATGCTCACCGACTCCATTGGCACCGGCCTTAGTTTTGCGCTGCTGTTATTAGTTTACTCTCTCCTCTATAGCGAGAACAAAAAACGCCGGCAGGCAGAAGAGGCGCTTCGCATAGCGAATGAAAAATTAGAAATTAGAGTGGAACAACGAACCGCAGAGTTAGCGACAACCAATCAATCACTCCAAGCTGAAATTATCGAGCGCCAACGAGCCGAGGCGGCTGTGCGAGAGAGCGAAGAACGCTTTCGTTCCTTGATCGAAAATGCCTTGGATATTATTACTGTTTTGGATGAGCGCGGCACTGTGCGCTATGAAAGTCCATCGGTTGAAAAAGTTTTAGGATACAAACCAGAAAACTTGCTAAATCAAGACTTTTTTGGCTATATTCACCCGGATGATGCGGCAACTGCCCTTGAGACTTTCACTCATGCCATCAAAAATTCAGGGAGTGCTTTATCTATCGAGTTTCGCTTTCAGCATCAAGACGGTTCCTGGCTTATTTTTGAAGCCATCGGTCAGAAGTTTTTGGATGTTTCGGGAGCGATTAATTTTGTTATCAATTCTCGCGATATCACAGGACGTAAGCGAGCTGAAGAAGTTCGCATGGCGTTAGAAAAAGAACAAGAACTTAGTGAACTCAAACTACGCTTTTTTTCGATGACTTCTCACGAGTTTCGCACGCCTCTGAGCACAATTCTAATTTCAGCTCAAATTCTTGAAGGTTGTAATGACCAATGGCTGGATGAGAAAAAACTTAGAAACATTCTGCGAATTCAATCAGCCGCCAAAAGTTTAACGCAACTTTTAGCTGATATTATGACAATTACTAGGGCAGAAGCTGGAAAACTTGAGTTCAACCCTAGGCCGCTAAATTTAGAAAATTTTTGTACTAATTTAGTGGAAGAAATGCAGTTAGCGGATAACAATCAGCACCGGCTCGTTTTTGTGAGTCATGGTAGAGAGACTTTGAAGGCTGGGGATGTTTCTTTGCCACGTACCCTCGCCCCCTCAACCGTGCAAGACAAATCACGTCTTGAAGGGGACAAAGGATTTGGAATGCCTCGCATGGATGAAAAGTTACTGCATTCTATTTTGACAAATTTGCTGTCAAATGCGATTAAGTATTCTCCTGCCGGCAGTACCGTTTGGTTTACACTGTCTTATCAACTGCCAGAAACAAAAAGAGATTTTGAGGAAAATCTAGAAGCTGCCGGTGAAGATTACCCACCTTCAGACCTTGCTGTTTTTCGCATTCAAGATGAAGGCATCGGCATTCCTTTAAAAGACCAGCAACGGCTATTTGAGTTGTTTCATCGAGGAGAAAATGTTGGCAAAGTTTCAGGTTCAGGCTTGGGACTAGCGGTTATGAAAAAGTGTGTGGAATTACACGGCGGCAACATCACAATAAGTAGTGAAGTGGGAGCCGGCACTACATTCACAGTGACGATTCCTTTAAATTATTGA